Within the bacterium genome, the region AAATTGATCAGAAGAAGTAAGTTTACGGATTACACTAATTAATAAGATTTTATAAAGAAGGTAACCTTCTCCCCAAAGGTTACCTTCTTTAGTCTCAACTTTCGATAATGGAATAGAAACTCTGTTTCATTTTTCAGAGGAATATTGAAATCTTAATATAATTTTCATATCTGCCAATCTTGTTCTCACAAAAGTATGGAGCAGGTATCCAGATGGTAGTGAAAAGGGGCTCATGTGAATAGTTTAATTATAAATGGTTTTTATCTGATCAACAGCATCTTTTTATTATCTTTATATGAATCTATCCGAATATAATAAATATATATACCTGATGTTAACCCATCGGCATTAAATTGTAGGAGATGGTGCCCCTTTTCCATCGTTTGATCAATCAATGTCGATAATTTTTGTCCAATCAGGTTGTAAACAGACAATATGACATGACTTTTTTCTTTCAAATAGAAAGGAATATTAGTTGTAATGTTAAAAGGATTGGGATAGTTTTGATATAGTTGAAAATTATTTGGTAAATTGTTTTTATTATTTATTGACAAATTTTCATACCAAGCTATCTTATCATCAGTTCGTGAGGCAGAAAGTACATCCATGTCTCCATCATTATCAAGATCAGCTGCATAAACTGATTGTGCACCTTCTGCTGATAAAGTAATGATTGTCTGGCTGCCGAAAACTCCTGATCCATAATTTTCATACCATGCAATTTTATTATTATCCCATGAGGCAGATAGTACATCCAAATCCGCATCGCCATCAATGTCTGTTGTATATACAGATAATGCATTTTTTGTATCGGTTGTGATAATTTGCTGAGGTCCAAATGTACCCGAACCAAAATTTTCATACCAAGCGATTTTACCATGATTCCATGATGAAGCAGAGAGTACATCCATGTCTCCGTCGTTGTCAAGATCAGCTGCATACACAGAATGAGCGCCATCTGCGGTCGTAGAGATTAAAGATTGTGCGGTAAAGTTGCCTGAGTTTTTATTTTCATACCATGCAATTTTTGCATCCAAAAATGAAGCAGAAAGAACGTCTATATCGTTGTCTCCGTCAAGGTCTGTTGCATAAACAGATTGTGCATCTTTTGAGTTAGTAGTAATAGTTACTTGAGAACCGAAGATTCCTGATCCATAATTTTCATACCAAGCGATTTTATTATCTCCTTCGGAAGCAGATAGTACATCCATATCCCCATCTCCATCAAGATCTGCAGAAAACACAGACATTGCCCAGAATGCATTGGTAGTGATAATTTGCTGGGGCCCAAATATTCCTAAACAGTTGTTTTCATACCAAGCGATTTTATTATCACCCCATGAAGAAGATAATACATCCATATCACCATCGTTATCAATGTCCGCTGCATATACAGATGATGCATTTTTTGCGTTGGTAGTGATGATTCGTTGAGGCCCGAATGTTCCTGAACCGATATTTTCATACCATGCAATTTTGTTATCATCAAATGAAGCAGATAATACATCCATATCTCCATCATTATCCAAGTCAGCAGAAAATACAGACATCGCATCACTTGCTGCTGTGGTTAAGGTTTGTTGAGTACTAAAGGTTCCTGAACCATCATTTGCATACCATGCAATTTTGTCATCTAATGAAGCAGAGAGTATATCCATATCACCATCGCCATCTAGGTCAGCTGCATGCACAAATACTGCTTGATTGGCATCTGTAGAGATTATCTGCTGCTCGCCAAAGGAACCTGACCCGAGATTTTTAAACCATGCAATTTTGTTATCATCTCTTGAAGCAGAGATTACATCAATGTAACCATCGCAGTTAATATCAGTTGCATACACAGACATGGGCCATTTTAGACTTGTTGTGATAATTTGATGGTTACTGAAATTACCGTTACCATCATTTTTGCACCAAGCAATTCTACTTCTGATTGATGTAGCATAAAGTACATCTATATTTCCATCATTGTCAATATCTGTTGCATACATAGATTCTACTCTGCTTACATTTTTATCAACGATATGCTGAGTATTGAAAGAACCTGCCCCATCATTTTCAAACCAAAAAATCTTTTTATCATAATATGAAGCATAGATTATATCCATGTCTTTATCATTGTCTAAGTCATTAATATAAATCTTAGTTAATTGATTAACATCGTCAGTAATAATATGTTTATTGCTAAAAGTATCTGAGCCAATATTCTCATACCAGGCAATAGTATTATCACGCCATGAAGCAGAAACAACATCCAGATCACCGTCATTGTCAAGGTCAGCTGCATATACTACAGATGCCCAATCAGCCATATATGTAATAATTTTTTGTGGGCCAAAGTTGCCTAATCCATTATTTTTATACCATGCAATTTTATCATCCATTCCGGAAGCAGAAAGTACATCTATGTTTCCATCACCGTTCAAATCTGCGGCATAAACAAAAGTTGGCCATTCTACTGATGTAGTTATAATCTGCTGAGGCCCAAACTTACCGAAACCATTGTTTTTGTACCAAGCAATCTTATTGTCGAGAAGTGAAGAAGAAATTATATCAATATCTCCATCACCATCCAAATCAGCACTGTATAGAGCGGATGGCTCATTAGTTTTGCTCTGAATTATAACCTTTTGATTACTGAATTTCACTTGTGAATAAAGTGAAAAAGATAAAAATAGAGGGAATACTATAATTAATTTGATCCTATTCAAAACAGGTTCCTTTTGTTAAAAAGTTGAGATTATTCCCAAAAACAAAAAAAGGCACAACAAATTTATACAGATTCCCCTTTATGAAACAAGTCCATAAATCTGCAATATTTTGTTCTGCCTCGCCCCTTGAATCTAAAGTATTAATTTTATATTAATAAGTCAAGGGTTTTTTAAGAGAAAATTTAAATTTTTTGGCATGCAGGTAGTTGAACGGGCAATAGGGTGATATAGATTATCGTATAGGGCTGGGGTATAGGATATTGAACGGAGTTGTTTTATTTGATTATATGTGTGGTATACTTTTGGAATACATTGCACGGTAATAGAGTTGGGGCCCAATTTGTGTTCTCTCAGATGCTAACTGTAGACTGTGGACTGTGGACTGAGGTCTGAAGACTGAGGACTGTCACTATTTAACGCCCTCAACCCAGTAAAGCCCATCAGTATCAACTGCTTTAATTACTTTAAATCCTGATATCTCAAGCATCTGTGAAAGTTCCTCTGCTTCAGGAAGAACATCTTTACTTACAAGTGTACTGAGGTCAAAGTGAAATTTGTTTATCTCATCACTTGAGTCTCTGTGAAAAATAAGAAGCTTTCCTGAAGGTTTTAAAACTCTGTATATCTCATTAACCGCTTTTTGCTGGTCAATGAAATGTGGAAAGGCAGAAAAACAAATGATTTTATCAAATAAATTGTTTTTAAAACAGAGGGAGTGGATATCATTGCATAAATAATAAATATTATCATGTGATCCTTTTGATTGGCTTCTTTCCAGCATATCAAGAGCAAAATCATGAGATATTACAATGCCCTGTTCTCCGACAATGTCAGCAATGCAGCGGCTCATTCTGCCTGTACCTGCTCCAACGTCAAGTACAGCGTCATCTTTTTCCAGGCCGAATTCTGTCAGATAACCTTTTAAGGAATTATCGTCTTTGGCAATTGAATCCCACTCTGTTGCAAGTTCATTAAAATAGTTTCTATGCCCGATTGACATTATTGATTCCTTATTGTATAATATCCTGAAGATTCGATTATTCTAACTAAGATTGGAATGATAATTAAAATAATCAGAGAACCCGGAAGGCTGTGCACTACAGCGGCTATTGAAAGAATGTAACCGGGCAATCCAATAACAGATGCTGCAAGATATGATAATCCTGCAATAACGATTCTGGAAATTATCAATCCAGATAGAAGAGATAATACAGGTTTTACCTTATATTTTCTGAATAAAAATGCTGTTGTGAAAGAGAAAACCATAAGTTCCGGAATCATAATCTGAAGTACAGGAGGAGACACAGGGGGCATTCCTGTGACGAGAAATGAGAGGAGAGGTGTCATTGCTCCGACAGTAACTGCAAATGAGACAGGCAGAAAAAAACATGAGATAGCAACAGGCCAGAACATCGGCAGAAAAACGGCACCCCCGCCAATACCGTGAAATGCAGCAGGAATCAAAATTCCCAATGCAATAAATAATCCGCTTAGAACCAGCTTTTTTGACCTGTCAGGGTTCATTTAATTATTTATTTCCCGAATGAATAATTTATATTTCCAATAAAATATCTGCCTGGCATGGGATATCCGTACATTGCCATATACGTTTTGTCAAAGAGATTTTTGACTGAAACCCTGAATCCAAGACCGTTATAAAGAGGCCCCCTGATAGTAAGATTCACAACAGCATAGTCATCCATTGGCCTCTCTTTGTTGTCTGCTCCGTAAAGTCCGCCGATGTATAAAATATCTCCGAGCATAGTAAAAGATCTTATTCTAAGTACTGCTTGTGCAGACAGTTTTTCTGCAGGAGAGTACATAGTCTCATTGCCTGGGTCCAGATGAGACCATGATACGTTGAATGTAAGAATGTCTGAAGGAATCCATCTTGTTACCAGCTCATAGCCTGTATGTGTAAAGTCTCCCGAGTTTACCCATGTAAACGGGAATCCCGGATTGCTGGACCTTATCATATTTGTGCCCTGGGACCGGAAAATAGTCAAGTCAATTTTTAACTGTGAATAAATATACTGAGATATAGCAGCCTCGTAGTTCCACATCTCTTCAGGTTTTAAATCAGGATTTTTGGGCCTGAAGAAATAGAGCTCCCTGAGCGAAGGACTGCGGAATCCTTTGCCTGCGGAAATCCTGAAAGATGTAAGGGGCGTTATGTGTGTAACCAGGCCGATTTGAGGAATTATTTCGGATCCGAATTGGGAGCTTTTTTCAACTCTTACGCCGCCGCTTAGAATAAACCGGTTTAAAAATACCTGTTTTGTATGAACGTATGCACCATATTCGGATACAAAAAATTCCCCAAAATCCACATTGCCAAGAGTATTTTCAGCTTTTCCCCCGTATCGTTTAAAATCAAAACCTGCAATAGTGGAATTCCCTTTAATGATTTTTGCTGTATTGTATGCCATAAAGCCGAGGGTTCTGTCTGTTGATTTCCATCCGTCAAAAAATTTGTGATCGCCGAAATTCCCATGAAGTTTAATGACGCTTTTACCTATAATGCTTCTATGTTTAACTGTTAAATCACCTCCGCCGCGAATAATATCGTACCAATTGTCAGATAGGGGATTGTCAATAGTTCCGGGATCATAAACAGTTACGTCTGCAAATGACCCGTTAAGTTCAACAGATGTTTTTTTAGACAGGTTGTATGTAATGTTTACAGTTGCATGATTAGCCTTGTACTCTCCGTCTGCATCTGTGCGGTGGCCCTCAGTCTCACGATGGGAGAATGTTGTATATGAAGATATGTTGTTTCTCTTTGTACCTAAAGTTATGGAAGCTGTTTTGATGCCGAAAGAGCCTGCCCCGGAGTTCAGCCCGAGATGAATACCGTCATTTTTCTGCTGAAATGGTATAAGGTTAATTACACCGCCTGTAGCATTTGTACCGTAGATAAAGGATGCAGGGCCTCGAATTATTTCAACTTTCTGCAGGCCGTCAGTTGAGAAATCATCGGCAATTGTACATCCCATAAGGCCCATAAAATCCGGCCGGCCGTTTCTAAGGATAAGTACCTGAGTTACAGCTCCTCCTCCGAGCCCTCTGACAGATATTTTGCCTGCTGCATTTCCCGCTGCTCCGAATCCCATAACACCCCATTCGGTAATGTAAATTGAAGGGATGGTAAGGTTTACAGCTTCAAGAACCGATGAAGTGGGTAAGTTTTTTATATATGCACTGTCAATTAAAGATACGCTTGCCGCAAGATTTCTTTGTGTATCTTCTGTTCTTGTTGCAGTTACCACGATTGGGTTAAGATGATATTTAACATGGATTGAATCGACATCTGTATTTACAGATGAGAATGCAGGTGAAAACATTAAAAATATAAGCAGAAGTCCCGAAAGAATAAAAAGTTTTTTCTGCATAACACTCTCCTAAGTAATCAATATAATGAGTTTTTTTAACGAACGTGCTACGAAAACAAAAAAAGTAACACATGTAACATAACTTATACTTATGTTTATGTCAAGCAAAATTTCGTATTAATAAAAAAAATATTTTGTTTATTGATTTATATGAACTTTTGTTTTATATTAACACAAACGATTGCGGAAATCTTTACAAAATTTCATAAACCAAACTTATGAGGTGAGTAATGAGCTTTTCGGTGCTGGACTATGCTGTTTTTTTCGGTTACATAGTTTTTATTATTTTTCTCGGACTGTTTGTTTCAAGAGAGAAAAAGGGACATAAGAAAGATTCGAAAGATTATTTTCTTGCAAGTAAAGCGCTTCCCTGGTGGGCAGTAGGTGCATCACTTATTGCTGCAAATATTTCAGCGGAACAGGTAATAGGAATGTCCGGATCCGGGTATGCAATAGGCCTTGCAATTGCATCTTACGAATGGATGGCGGCTCTTACGCTTCTTATTGTTGCTAAATATTTTCTGCCGATTCTTATTAAAAAAGAGATATACACTATGCCCCAGTTTCTGGAAATTCGTTTTGACAAACGCGTAAGGATGAGTCTTGCGATTTTCTGGCTTCTGGTCTATGTTTTTGTTAATCTTACGTCGGTATTGTATCTCGGTGCTCTTGCTTTACGTACAATTATGGGTATAAATTTATGGTGGGGTATAATAGGGCTGGCTCTCTTCTCGGCTGTTTATTCTATTTACGGCGGATTAAAAGCAGTTGCATGGACAGACGTTGTTCAGGTTACAGTTCTTATAGGCGGAGGCTTGATTACCACTATTCTCGCGCTTAATGCAGTCAGCGGCGGGCATGGATTTATCGCAGGTTTTGTAGACCTTGTAAAGCAGGCGCCTGACAGATTTGACATGATTTTGTCCCGAAGTAATCCGAATTATGATAAATTACCCGGTATAGGGGTTTTAATAGGCGGAATGTGGATTGCAAACCTCTTTTACTGGGGATGCAACCAGTATATTACACAGAGAGCTCTCGCATCAAAAAGCCTTAAAGAAGCACAGAAAGGGCTTGCATTTGCAGGTTATCTGAAACTTCTGACTCCCCTCATTGTAGTTGTGCCTGGTATTGCAGCATACGCACTTCATGCAGAAATTGCAAAACCTGACGCTGCATATCCGTGGCTTCTCAATACTTTTGTCCCCACAGGGCTTAAGGGAATTGCTTTTGCAGCCTTAATTGCAGCAATTGTTTCATCATTAAGTTCAATGGTAAATAGCACTGCAACAATATTTTCAATGGATATCTATAAACAGATAATAAATAAAAAAGCTTCGGAATCCAGGCTTGTACTTACAGGAAGAATAACAAGCGGAGTTGCTCTTATTATTGCAATTTTAGTTGCTCCGCAGCTGCAGTCACTTTCTCAGGCATTTCAGTACATTCAGGAATATACAGGATTTGTAAGCCCGGGTATTCTGGCAATATTTATGGCAGGGCTTTTCTGGAAGAGGGCTACTACAAATTCTGCGCTTGCTGCTGCTGTATTGACAATTCCCCTGTCAGCAGGGTTTAAGTATCTTGCTCCGAATCTGGCATTTCTCGACAGGATGGGACTGATCTTTTTAATCCTTTTGGGAGTGATAGTTCTTATTTCTCTGATTGAGAGTAAAACCGATCATCCAAAAGCAATCAAACTTTCAAAAGCATTGTTTAAAACAGACAGAGTTTTTAATGTCCTTGCAATTGGAATTTGCGGTATATTGGCTGCTTTATATATAATCTTCTGGTAGGGTAATATTGGGGCTGAACTGGTGCGGGGTGATGATTAATGAGAATTAAAAAGATACTGTTAGGCAGAACTGAAACAGGTATAGATATTTTTCTTTTTGAGCTTTCTGCAGGAAGCATTAAAGCTCGCGTAATGACATACGGAGCTGTGCTAATGGGCCTTTATGTCCCGGACAGAGATTCTGCTGCCGGAGATGTTACACTTGGATATGATTCTTTGAAAGAGTATATGAACGACAGGTTTTATTTCGGTTCAATTGTGGGAAGATTTGCCAACCGAATTAAAAACGGAACCTTTTCAATTGATAACATTGAATATCAGCTTACCAGGAATGTCGGTGAAAATCATCTTCATGGCGGGGAAAACGGATTTAATAAAAAGGTTTGGTTAGCTAATAGTTTCAGCACTAATAAGGAAATCGGAGTAGCCCTCACCTGTGAGAGCCTTGACGGAGAGGAGGGGTATCCCGGAAAAGTATGGTGCGAGGTTAAATATTCTGTGACTTCTGATAATTCGCTTATAATCAGATACACAGCAGAAAGCACAAGGCCGACGCCAATAAATCTTGCTCATCATTCATATTTCAATTTGAACAACAGTAACAGTGATATTCTTGATCATCGTCTGACAATTTTTGCCGATGCTTTTCTGCCGGTAAATGGCAATGTCCTGCCTACAGGCGATATTGCACCTGTAAATGGAACACCCTTTGATTTCAGGGGCGGAAAACGAATTGGAGAGCATATAGATGAAATTGATGGCGGGTATGATAATACGTTTGTTCTTCAAAACAAAGACGGCGGATTAGTAAAAGCAGCAAAGCTCTGGTGTCCTGATACAGGCAGAGTTATGGAAATGTTTACGACAAAACCCGGAATCCATCTCTATTCGGGCAATTATCTTGATTCCAGTGTGACAGGGAAAAAAGGAATTCCATTGAAAAAGTACGGAGGGCTGTGTCTCGAAGATCAGCATTTTCCCGATTCTCCGAATATTCAGCATTTTCCGAATACTATTTTAATGCCCGGGCATATTTATGAACATAAAACCGTGTATTCATTTTCTGTTAAATGATTTGAATATGGGGATATGATTTTCAAAGAGAGCGGCAAATGGCAACAAAAGAAAAACTATCGGCATTATTACAGAAGAAAGAGCTGGAAGTTATTTTTGACAAGCTGTACGGCAGAAATAATAAAGTAAGGATGAATCAAAAAAAACGCTATCATGATTTTTTTGAATTATGCAAAGACAAACTGCCCGATGGGGAGCCGCATCTGTTCAGCGTTCCGGGCAGAATCGAAATAGGCGGAAACCATACGGATCATAATCACGGAAAGGTGATTGCAGCATCTGTAAATCTTGATGCTGTATGCTGCGCTGTTCCTGTAGATGAACAGGTCATTACTCTTTATTCCAAGGGTTTTGATAAAGCATTTTCCGTGAAGCTGAATTCTTTAAGCCCTCTGCCTGAAGAAGAGGGTACAACATCAGGGTTGATACGAGGTATTTGTGCAGAATTTGTCAATGCCGGATATAAAATCAGCGGGTTTACCGCTTATATGGTTAGTGATGTAATGGTAGGTTCAGGCCTTAGTTCGTCTGCAGTAGTTGAAGTACTTATCGGAAAAATTCTCAGTGTGCTTTTTAACAATGATTCAATTGACCCTGTCACAATTGCAAAAACAGGCCAGTTTGCTGAAAACAGGTATTTTGGCAAACCGTGCGGGCTTATGGATCAGACAGCATGTTCGGTAGGCGGAATAGTTGCAATAGATTTTAATGATCCCCAAAATCCCGATGTGAAGAAGGTTGATTTTAATTTTGCCGATTATAATTATAAAGTGCTTGTTGTTAACACAGGCGGAAGCCATGCTGATCTCACAGAAGATTATGCTTCAATTCCTATAGAGATGAAAGAAGTGGCAGGGTTGTTCAACAAAGATGTTTTAAGAGAGTTGTCCATGAATCAAGTGTTAAATCAAGCCCTTCAAATAAGAAAAACAGCAGGCGACAGGGCATTTTTAAGGGCGTATCACTTTTTTATGGAAAATGACAGAGTTGATTCGGAAGTAAAAGCTCTGGAGAATAAGGATATTAAATCATTTTTAACTCTAATTAACAGATCGGGAGATTCGTCATTTAAATACCTTCAGAATATCTTTTCAGTTCACAATACGCGCGAACAGGGGATATCTCTTGCTCTGGCACTTTCGGAGGATTTTA harbors:
- a CDS encoding sodium/sugar symporter: MSFSVLDYAVFFGYIVFIIFLGLFVSREKKGHKKDSKDYFLASKALPWWAVGASLIAANISAEQVIGMSGSGYAIGLAIASYEWMAALTLLIVAKYFLPILIKKEIYTMPQFLEIRFDKRVRMSLAIFWLLVYVFVNLTSVLYLGALALRTIMGINLWWGIIGLALFSAVYSIYGGLKAVAWTDVVQVTVLIGGGLITTILALNAVSGGHGFIAGFVDLVKQAPDRFDMILSRSNPNYDKLPGIGVLIGGMWIANLFYWGCNQYITQRALASKSLKEAQKGLAFAGYLKLLTPLIVVVPGIAAYALHAEIAKPDAAYPWLLNTFVPTGLKGIAFAALIAAIVSSLSSMVNSTATIFSMDIYKQIINKKASESRLVLTGRITSGVALIIAILVAPQLQSLSQAFQYIQEYTGFVSPGILAIFMAGLFWKRATTNSALAAAVLTIPLSAGFKYLAPNLAFLDRMGLIFLILLGVIVLISLIESKTDHPKAIKLSKALFKTDRVFNVLAIGICGILAALYIIFW
- a CDS encoding T9SS type A sorting domain-containing protein, whose translation is MNRIKLIIVFPLFLSFSLYSQVKFSNQKVIIQSKTNEPSALYSADLDGDGDIDIISSSLLDNKIAWYKNNGFGKFGPQQIITTSVEWPTFVYAADLNGDGNIDVLSASGMDDKIAWYKNNGLGNFGPQKIITYMADWASVVYAADLDNDGDLDVVSASWRDNTIAWYENIGSDTFSNKHIITDDVNQLTKIYINDLDNDKDMDIIYASYYDKKIFWFENDGAGSFNTQHIVDKNVSRVESMYATDIDNDGNIDVLYATSIRSRIAWCKNDGNGNFSNHQIITTSLKWPMSVYATDINCDGYIDVISASRDDNKIAWFKNLGSGSFGEQQIISTDANQAVFVHAADLDGDGDMDILSASLDDKIAWYANDGSGTFSTQQTLTTAASDAMSVFSADLDNDGDMDVLSASFDDNKIAWYENIGSGTFGPQRIITTNAKNASSVYAADIDNDGDMDVLSSSWGDNKIAWYENNCLGIFGPQQIITTNAFWAMSVFSADLDGDGDMDVLSASEGDNKIAWYENYGSGIFGSQVTITTNSKDAQSVYATDLDGDNDIDVLSASFLDAKIAWYENKNSGNFTAQSLISTTADGAHSVYAADLDNDGDMDVLSASSWNHGKIAWYENFGSGTFGPQQIITTDTKNALSVYTTDIDGDADLDVLSASWDNNKIAWYENYGSGVFGSQTIITLSAEGAQSVYAADLDNDGDMDVLSASRTDDKIAWYENLSINNKNNLPNNFQLYQNYPNPFNITTNIPFYLKEKSHVILSVYNLIGQKLSTLIDQTMEKGHHLLQFNADGLTSGIYIYYIRIDSYKDNKKMLLIR
- a CDS encoding TonB-dependent receptor yields the protein MQKKLFILSGLLLIFLMFSPAFSSVNTDVDSIHVKYHLNPIVVTATRTEDTQRNLAASVSLIDSAYIKNLPTSSVLEAVNLTIPSIYITEWGVMGFGAAGNAAGKISVRGLGGGAVTQVLILRNGRPDFMGLMGCTIADDFSTDGLQKVEIIRGPASFIYGTNATGGVINLIPFQQKNDGIHLGLNSGAGSFGIKTASITLGTKRNNISSYTTFSHRETEGHRTDADGEYKANHATVNITYNLSKKTSVELNGSFADVTVYDPGTIDNPLSDNWYDIIRGGGDLTVKHRSIIGKSVIKLHGNFGDHKFFDGWKSTDRTLGFMAYNTAKIIKGNSTIAGFDFKRYGGKAENTLGNVDFGEFFVSEYGAYVHTKQVFLNRFILSGGVRVEKSSQFGSEIIPQIGLVTHITPLTSFRISAGKGFRSPSLRELYFFRPKNPDLKPEEMWNYEAAISQYIYSQLKIDLTIFRSQGTNMIRSSNPGFPFTWVNSGDFTHTGYELVTRWIPSDILTFNVSWSHLDPGNETMYSPAEKLSAQAVLRIRSFTMLGDILYIGGLYGADNKERPMDDYAVVNLTIRGPLYNGLGFRVSVKNLFDKTYMAMYGYPMPGRYFIGNINYSFGK
- a CDS encoding galactokinase, with translation MATKEKLSALLQKKELEVIFDKLYGRNNKVRMNQKKRYHDFFELCKDKLPDGEPHLFSVPGRIEIGGNHTDHNHGKVIAASVNLDAVCCAVPVDEQVITLYSKGFDKAFSVKLNSLSPLPEEEGTTSGLIRGICAEFVNAGYKISGFTAYMVSDVMVGSGLSSSAVVEVLIGKILSVLFNNDSIDPVTIAKTGQFAENRYFGKPCGLMDQTACSVGGIVAIDFNDPQNPDVKKVDFNFADYNYKVLVVNTGGSHADLTEDYASIPIEMKEVAGLFNKDVLRELSMNQVLNQALQIRKTAGDRAFLRAYHFFMENDRVDSEVKALENKDIKSFLTLINRSGDSSFKYLQNIFSVHNTREQGISLALALSEDFIRRSGNGACRVHGGGFAGTIQVFLHDKDVEKYKNMIESVFGEDSVFELGIRQEGSLHLNSYLAD
- a CDS encoding ECF transporter S component — translated: MNPDRSKKLVLSGLFIALGILIPAAFHGIGGGAVFLPMFWPVAISCFFLPVSFAVTVGAMTPLLSFLVTGMPPVSPPVLQIMIPELMVFSFTTAFLFRKYKVKPVLSLLSGLIISRIVIAGLSYLAASVIGLPGYILSIAAVVHSLPGSLIILIIIPILVRIIESSGYYTIRNQ
- a CDS encoding galactose mutarotase; this encodes MRIKKILLGRTETGIDIFLFELSAGSIKARVMTYGAVLMGLYVPDRDSAAGDVTLGYDSLKEYMNDRFYFGSIVGRFANRIKNGTFSIDNIEYQLTRNVGENHLHGGENGFNKKVWLANSFSTNKEIGVALTCESLDGEEGYPGKVWCEVKYSVTSDNSLIIRYTAESTRPTPINLAHHSYFNLNNSNSDILDHRLTIFADAFLPVNGNVLPTGDIAPVNGTPFDFRGGKRIGEHIDEIDGGYDNTFVLQNKDGGLVKAAKLWCPDTGRVMEMFTTKPGIHLYSGNYLDSSVTGKKGIPLKKYGGLCLEDQHFPDSPNIQHFPNTILMPGHIYEHKTVYSFSVK
- a CDS encoding methyltransferase domain-containing protein; protein product: MSIGHRNYFNELATEWDSIAKDDNSLKGYLTEFGLEKDDAVLDVGAGTGRMSRCIADIVGEQGIVISHDFALDMLERSQSKGSHDNIYYLCNDIHSLCFKNNLFDKIICFSAFPHFIDQQKAVNEIYRVLKPSGKLLIFHRDSSDEINKFHFDLSTLVSKDVLPEAEELSQMLEISGFKVIKAVDTDGLYWVEGVK